AATCAACCAGCGCTCTTGATTTTCCGGTTCCTCATGATGCCTACGACCGCGCCGTCTCGACACCTGCTTCACCCCGACTTTCTGCCTCTTTGCGCTGACGCTGCGACGGCGGCAGGAAGGCACGTAGTTTCTGACCGAGAATATTCGGATTTTCACCAGCCTGAATGGACAGGATACCCTCACTCAGCATCTCGCGCAGCAGGATCTCGTCCTGGCTCCGATTCTTAAGTTTGCTGGCAATCGGAAGCCACAAGATGTTGGCACTCGCAACACCGTAAAGGGTCGCCGTAAACGCTGTCGCTATCTGTGGTCCGAGCTTCGTTACGTCCTGGAGACTGCCAAGCACATGGACTAACCCCATGACCGTACCGATGATGCCCATCGTCGGCGCATACCCCCCCGCCAGTTCGAACACCTTTGCAGCCCGTTTGTGCCGTTCTTCCACGGATGTCAGTTCCGTGTCGAGGTATTCGCGAACCAGTTCCGGGTCGACGCCGTCCACAACCAGTTGCAACCCGTTTTTCATAAACGGGTCGGACATCGACTCAAGCCGTTCCTCCAGCGCGAGCAGCCCCTCACGACGCGCTACCACTGCCAGAGCAACCAATTCTTCAACCGTGTCAAGCATCTCCGGAGACTTGCTAAACAGGGAAATTCGCGCGTATTTGACCATCCCAGTGAAGTGCTTCAAACTCACAGAAGTCAAAGTGGCGCCAAGCGTGCCGCCAAACACCAAAATGGCTGCTGCAGGATTGAGCAGTGCCACCAAACTCCCGCCATCAAATGTGAATCCCATGATAAGACTCGCGAGCGCGAGCACAATGCCGCCAATGGTTGCAATATCCAAACGTCACACCTACCTGGTCAGTCGTCCCACAGCCACCGATGGTTACAAAGGTAACAGTGGAAAACTCATTAAGTCATTCTCTATCGTCCGGAAGTCATTCTCTCTCGTTCGGAAGTCATTCTCTATTGTTCGAAAGTCCGTCTCTGTCGTCCGGTCTTTCTTCTGTCATCGCCGCTTCCTCAGCGGCCGGTGACCTTGCAAACATCGCTCTCGCACTCCGCCGTGATGGCGGTGGGGCTCCACCTATCGCAACGCCTTGCCCCGCCCCATCTCCGTTGATGCTCGCTGCCGAGGCTGAAGCATGACTAAGAGCGCCTGGACCCGCTTCTGTCAGACGGGCGTACAAACTTTGAAGCAGCCCACTGCCGCCGGCCTTGACGAACCTTGGGCTCTGTCCGTCAGGAGCGAATATGAGGCCGAGTTGCGCTCGCTCACCTTCGTACACCGTGTGGCTGACAAAGCGTATCTCACCCCGTTCATCAATCACCTCAAGCTTCGCGTATGCAGGGTTCTGATTGAGTGCGAAATGCAGGTCATACTGGGAGTGCACCGGGACGCCGTTGA
The Alicyclobacillus curvatus genome window above contains:
- a CDS encoding flagellar motor protein, with protein sequence MDIATIGGIVLALASLIMGFTFDGGSLVALLNPAAAILVFGGTLGATLTSVSLKHFTGMVKYARISLFSKSPEMLDTVEELVALAVVARREGLLALEERLESMSDPFMKNGLQLVVDGVDPELVREYLDTELTSVEERHKRAAKVFELAGGYAPTMGIIGTVMGLVHVLGSLQDVTKLGPQIATAFTATLYGVASANILWLPIASKLKNRSQDEILLREMLSEGILSIQAGENPNILGQKLRAFLPPSQRQRKEAESRGEAGVETARS